Proteins encoded within one genomic window of Sphingomonas sp. KRR8:
- a CDS encoding LapA family protein, translated as MQFLRTLFWVVVAVFLAILGRNNWSDVTLNLWGPFQADIKIPLLILITFLIGFLPTFLVLRGRIWALKRRIAVAQRPPETIVNPPAPGTTDDLTAA; from the coding sequence ATGCAGTTCCTGCGCACGCTATTCTGGGTGGTCGTCGCCGTGTTCCTGGCGATCCTCGGACGAAACAACTGGTCGGACGTCACCCTCAACCTGTGGGGACCGTTTCAGGCGGACATCAAGATCCCGCTGCTGATCCTGATCACCTTCCTCATCGGCTTCCTTCCAACATTCTTGGTCCTGCGCGGCCGCATCTGGGCGCTGAAGCGGCGGATCGCCGTCGCCCAACGTCCACCCGAGACAATCGTCAACCCGCCCGCCCCCGGCACCACCGACGACCTCACCGCAGCATGA
- a CDS encoding MFS transporter: MTVAGAATTADGKPERPKGWRLLKIALSNRKSATMLVFGFSSGLPFALLIGTLNAWLGEVGVKLATIGVLSWIGLSYSFKFLWSPLVDRFPLPGLDRLGQRKSWILLCQILLVLSFGGLSLTDPTTAIGNFALFAFMGALASATQDIAIDAWRIDQADEESPIELMSALNQFGFRTASIVGGAIALVLAARMSWPSVYLVMAGLLLLAAFVTLRAPDKQRSERSAMYAALAEPGALSPAMRGLAIGIVGVSWAWAILSVVRFMVSMLSTPAGTTPPSVSDFTKAYGPWIIVATVFVPLLVAATNNWMKANSRGVLTSADTRTGPGRTVANHLYSALVAPLAELSGRLGMGTLIIIGFILTYALCYNIWASFAYPFYLDHLHYTKDEVAFASKIFGIVMTMLGIALGGVLFARIGRFPTVFLGALLPPLGNLLYADLAEGSPMIDAFSRLVGLDALAVALGSNERMVQLLVAICYENVTTGLALTAFVAYVSSIVSKEYAAVQYALLSSLLSLVGTLGRGVTGEAFDRFGYPLVFRWTAATAVLSVLFVVLEWARVSARERRERAELQGDEGTKATEALGETGEPAR, from the coding sequence GTGACTGTGGCGGGTGCGGCAACAACGGCGGACGGGAAGCCGGAGAGGCCAAAGGGCTGGCGACTGCTCAAGATCGCGCTGTCCAATCGCAAGTCCGCCACCATGCTGGTGTTCGGCTTTTCCTCCGGCCTTCCCTTTGCCCTGTTGATCGGGACGCTGAATGCCTGGCTTGGTGAAGTCGGAGTCAAACTGGCGACGATCGGCGTGCTCTCGTGGATCGGGCTGAGCTATTCGTTCAAGTTCCTCTGGTCGCCGCTCGTAGACCGCTTTCCGCTGCCGGGGCTTGATCGGCTGGGGCAGCGCAAGAGCTGGATCCTGCTCTGCCAAATCCTGCTGGTGCTGTCCTTCGGGGGGCTGTCGCTGACCGACCCGACGACGGCGATCGGCAACTTTGCCCTGTTCGCCTTCATGGGGGCGCTCGCTTCAGCGACGCAGGACATTGCCATCGACGCCTGGCGGATCGACCAGGCGGACGAGGAAAGCCCGATCGAGTTGATGTCCGCGCTGAACCAGTTCGGTTTTCGCACGGCGTCGATCGTCGGCGGAGCCATCGCACTGGTGCTGGCCGCGCGGATGAGCTGGCCGAGCGTCTATCTGGTCATGGCGGGCCTGCTGCTGCTCGCGGCCTTCGTCACACTGCGCGCTCCCGACAAGCAACGTTCCGAGCGTTCGGCCATGTATGCCGCCCTTGCGGAGCCGGGCGCGCTGAGCCCCGCCATGCGCGGCCTGGCCATCGGTATCGTCGGGGTCAGCTGGGCCTGGGCGATCCTGTCGGTGGTCCGTTTCATGGTCTCGATGTTGAGCACGCCCGCGGGGACAACGCCCCCGTCTGTGTCCGACTTCACCAAGGCTTATGGCCCGTGGATCATTGTTGCCACAGTGTTCGTGCCGCTGCTCGTCGCCGCGACCAACAACTGGATGAAGGCAAACAGCCGCGGGGTCCTGACCAGCGCGGACACCCGGACCGGCCCCGGTCGAACCGTCGCCAACCACCTCTACTCGGCGCTGGTCGCGCCGCTGGCGGAACTGTCAGGCCGGCTTGGCATGGGCACCCTGATCATCATCGGGTTCATCCTGACCTACGCCCTTTGCTACAACATCTGGGCGAGCTTCGCTTACCCCTTCTACCTCGATCACCTCCACTACACGAAGGATGAGGTGGCGTTCGCGTCCAAGATCTTCGGCATCGTCATGACGATGCTGGGCATCGCGCTGGGCGGCGTTCTGTTCGCGCGCATCGGCCGATTCCCCACCGTCTTTCTGGGCGCGCTACTGCCGCCGTTGGGCAACCTGCTTTATGCCGATCTGGCCGAAGGCAGCCCGATGATCGATGCTTTCTCCCGCCTCGTCGGGCTCGATGCGCTTGCGGTGGCGCTGGGCAGTAATGAGCGAATGGTGCAGCTGCTGGTCGCGATCTGCTACGAGAACGTGACCACCGGCTTGGCCCTGACTGCGTTCGTCGCTTACGTGTCGAGCATCGTCAGCAAGGAATATGCGGCGGTGCAGTACGCCCTGCTATCCTCCCTGCTGTCGCTGGTGGGCACCTTGGGTCGCGGCGTGACTGGGGAAGCGTTCGACCGCTTCGGCTATCCGCTGGTATTCCGCTGGACCGCGGCCACGGCAGTTCTGTCGGTGCTCTTCGTGGTGCTCGAATGGGCGCGGGTCAGCGCGCGCGAGCGTCGGGAGCGGGCCGAGCTGCAAGGTGACGAAGGCACGAAAGCGACCGAGGCGCTTGGCGAAACGGGGGAGCCTGCCCGTTAG
- the accD gene encoding acetyl-CoA carboxylase, carboxyltransferase subunit beta: protein MSWLTRVRNSISFLPKRQAAENLWHKCKTCGTMVFIKEWEDNLWVCPRCDHHDRIRANQRFSILFDDGEYELLPSPEVREDPLKFRDTKRYVDRLKAARTSTDERDALLNARGSIGGREAIVGVQDFAFMGGSMGVAVGSAFVAGVKAALQARAPYVMFTAAGGARMQEGILSLMQMPRTTVALAQLREAGLPYIVVLTDPTTGGVTASYAMLGDVQLAEPGALIGFAGQRVIEQTIREKLPEGFQRAEYLRDHGMVDMVVPRGELRDTVARLITYLAPEQEAA, encoded by the coding sequence ATGAGTTGGCTCACCCGCGTCCGCAACAGCATCTCCTTCCTGCCCAAGCGGCAGGCGGCCGAGAACCTGTGGCACAAGTGCAAGACCTGCGGGACGATGGTCTTCATCAAGGAGTGGGAGGACAATCTCTGGGTATGTCCGCGCTGCGATCACCACGATCGAATCCGCGCCAACCAGCGCTTTTCCATCCTGTTCGACGATGGAGAGTATGAGCTTCTCCCTTCCCCTGAGGTGCGCGAGGACCCTCTCAAGTTCCGCGACACCAAGCGCTATGTCGATCGGCTCAAGGCCGCCCGCACGTCGACCGACGAGCGGGACGCGCTGCTCAACGCCCGCGGCTCAATCGGCGGGCGTGAGGCCATCGTCGGCGTGCAGGACTTCGCCTTCATGGGCGGGTCGATGGGTGTCGCCGTAGGGTCGGCCTTCGTTGCCGGCGTCAAAGCCGCGCTTCAGGCGCGCGCGCCCTACGTCATGTTCACCGCCGCCGGCGGTGCGCGCATGCAGGAGGGCATCCTGAGCCTGATGCAGATGCCGCGCACCACGGTCGCGCTCGCTCAATTGCGAGAGGCCGGCCTGCCGTACATCGTCGTGCTGACCGACCCCACCACCGGTGGAGTCACCGCCAGCTATGCGATGCTCGGAGACGTCCAGCTGGCAGAGCCCGGCGCTCTGATCGGCTTCGCCGGCCAGCGAGTGATCGAACAGACCATCCGCGAAAAATTGCCGGAAGGCTTCCAGCGCGCCGAATATTTGCGGGATCACGGCATGGTCGACATGGTCGTGCCGCGTGGCGAACTGCGCGACACCGTCGCCAGGCTCATCACCTATCTGGCACCGGAGCAGGAAGCCGCCTGA
- a CDS encoding folylpolyglutamate synthase/dihydrofolate synthase family protein produces the protein MADGARSDHPGVQAQLDRLAALSPGGDRLGLERISALLDRLGRPQDRLPPVFHVAGTNGKGSTCAFLRTALEAAGHRTHVFTSPHLVRFNERIRLAGKLIEDAALAALLAEVLDASQGIEPSFFEVTTAAAFLAFARTQADALVLEVGMGGRLDATNLIGHPLITGIAALGFDHQQWLGDKLADIAGEKAGIAKKDVPLVTLAYDAPVRERIAAVARSAGAPVLAQGEAWHIGVEAELLHYRDGAGSLTLPLPTMAGEHQLMNAGLAIALLRHQRRLRIDDNALASAMRDTRWPARLQLLAPGPLIGTREVWLDGGHNPQAAQVLATSMAGLTAGRPLHLITGVLSTKDAAGLLSPLREVAVAVHSVGFSHPLAQDPEVLATIARDLGLAAKAFPNVTAAIASIPADEPILIAGSLYLAGEVLALNGELPD, from the coding sequence ATGGCCGACGGTGCCCGCTCGGACCATCCGGGCGTGCAGGCGCAGCTAGATCGGCTGGCGGCGCTCAGCCCCGGCGGCGACCGCCTCGGCCTGGAGCGGATCAGCGCCCTCCTCGACCGTCTTGGGCGCCCGCAGGACCGGTTGCCACCCGTTTTCCATGTCGCAGGCACCAACGGCAAGGGTTCGACCTGCGCCTTCCTCCGCACAGCCTTGGAAGCGGCGGGGCATCGCACCCACGTCTTCACCTCGCCTCATCTGGTCAGGTTCAACGAGCGCATCCGACTGGCTGGAAAGCTGATCGAAGACGCCGCTCTGGCGGCGCTGCTCGCCGAGGTGCTGGACGCGAGCCAGGGCATTGAGCCGAGCTTCTTCGAGGTGACCACCGCCGCCGCCTTCCTCGCCTTCGCTCGGACACAAGCTGACGCGCTCGTGCTGGAGGTCGGGATGGGCGGCAGGCTCGATGCCACCAACCTGATAGGCCATCCGCTGATCACGGGCATCGCCGCCCTCGGCTTCGACCATCAGCAATGGCTGGGCGACAAGCTGGCAGATATCGCGGGCGAAAAAGCAGGCATCGCCAAAAAGGACGTGCCGCTGGTGACGCTTGCCTACGATGCACCCGTCCGTGAGCGCATCGCCGCCGTCGCGCGCTCCGCGGGCGCGCCGGTGCTGGCCCAAGGTGAGGCCTGGCACATCGGGGTTGAGGCTGAGCTACTGCATTACCGCGACGGCGCCGGTTCACTGACCTTGCCGCTGCCCACTATGGCGGGCGAACATCAATTGATGAACGCTGGACTGGCGATCGCGCTGCTCCGGCACCAGCGCCGCCTTCGGATCGACGACAACGCGCTCGCCTCCGCCATGCGGGACACACGATGGCCGGCGCGGCTCCAGCTCCTGGCTCCAGGCCCGTTGATCGGCACCCGCGAGGTCTGGCTCGACGGCGGTCACAACCCGCAGGCGGCACAAGTGCTGGCGACCAGCATGGCCGGTCTGACGGCCGGTCGGCCGCTTCACCTCATTACCGGAGTGCTGAGCACCAAGGACGCGGCTGGCCTGCTCTCACCTCTTCGTGAGGTGGCAGTGGCCGTGCACAGCGTCGGTTTCAGCCACCCGTTGGCTCAGGATCCGGAGGTGCTCGCCACCATTGCCCGCGATCTGGGTCTTGCTGCCAAAGCATTCCCGAACGTCACCGCTGCGATCGCGTCGATTCCTGCCGATGAGCCGATCCTGATTGCCGGCTCCCTCTACCTCGCTGGCGAAGTACTCGCACTCAACGGAGAACTTCCCGACTAA
- the pyrF gene encoding orotidine-5'-phosphate decarboxylase, whose translation MTSPIFVAVDTPDLARAQRIACSARPHVGGIKLGLEFFAANGPGGVRGLAVEGLPIFLDLKLHDIPNTVAKAVEALAPLRPAVLTVHAAGGKAMLEAARAAAPADTKVVAVTVLTSLDEGDLTSIGVDGVPGEQVRRLAELTRAAGCDGIVCSGAEVAAARAAWPSGFFVVPGVRPVGSDTGDQKRVMTPADALAAGASMLVIGRPITGATDPGAAAKAIAASL comes from the coding sequence ATGACCAGCCCGATTTTCGTCGCGGTCGACACGCCCGACCTTGCACGTGCCCAGCGCATTGCCTGCTCTGCCCGTCCGCACGTCGGCGGCATCAAGCTCGGCCTCGAATTCTTTGCTGCGAACGGGCCCGGCGGCGTGCGGGGTCTTGCTGTCGAGGGGCTCCCCATCTTCCTCGACCTCAAGCTGCACGACATTCCCAACACCGTCGCCAAGGCAGTCGAGGCACTCGCGCCGCTGCGCCCAGCCGTGCTCACCGTGCACGCGGCCGGTGGCAAGGCGATGCTCGAGGCCGCCCGGGCCGCAGCTCCGGCTGACACCAAGGTGGTTGCGGTTACCGTCCTCACCAGCCTCGATGAAGGCGATCTCACCTCCATCGGGGTCGACGGTGTACCGGGCGAGCAGGTCCGCCGCCTGGCGGAGCTTACCCGGGCGGCCGGTTGCGACGGGATCGTCTGCTCCGGGGCCGAGGTCGCCGCAGCACGCGCGGCCTGGCCGAGCGGCTTTTTCGTCGTTCCAGGCGTCCGTCCAGTGGGCAGCGACACGGGCGACCAGAAGCGGGTCATGACCCCGGCCGATGCGCTTGCCGCCGGAGCGTCGATGCTTGTCATCGGCCGTCCGATCACTGGAGCGACTGATCCCGGCGCCGCCGCCAAGGCGATCGCCGCTTCCCTCTAA